One genomic region from Streptomyces sp. NBC_00457 encodes:
- a CDS encoding twin-arginine translocase TatA/TatE family subunit — protein MFGLSEIAVILIVVIAVLAAKKGPDLARSAGKAARILKAERRALKEDQKPDEEQTAPRVIKGETGTPAAPEAPQPPGAGQ, from the coding sequence ATGTTCGGGCTGAGTGAAATCGCGGTCATCCTCATCGTCGTCATAGCCGTACTCGCCGCCAAGAAGGGGCCCGATCTGGCTCGCTCGGCGGGCAAGGCGGCGCGCATCCTCAAGGCGGAGCGCCGGGCGTTGAAGGAGGATCAGAAACCGGACGAGGAGCAGACAGCGCCCCGTGTGATCAAGGGGGAGACAGGCACCCCCGCCGCCCCGGAGGCGCCTCAGCCGCCGGGCGCGGGGCAGTAA
- a CDS encoding TerD family protein, protein MGVSLSKGGNVSLSKEVPGLTAVLVGLGWDVRTTTGTDYDLDASALLLDTSGKVLSDRHFVFYNNLTSPDGSVEHTGDNLTGEGEGDDEVVKVNLAGVPAEVDRIVFPVSIHDAESRGQSFGQVRGAFIRVVNQAGGAEIARYDLSEDAATETAMVFGELYRGGAEWKFRAVGQGYASGLAGIASDFGVGV, encoded by the coding sequence GTGGGTGTTTCCCTGTCCAAGGGCGGCAACGTCTCGCTCAGCAAGGAGGTACCGGGTCTGACCGCGGTCCTGGTCGGCCTGGGCTGGGACGTGCGCACCACGACGGGCACCGACTACGACCTGGACGCCTCCGCCCTGCTCCTCGACACCTCCGGCAAGGTCCTGTCCGACCGGCACTTCGTCTTCTACAACAATCTCACCAGCCCGGACGGCTCCGTCGAGCACACCGGCGACAACCTCACCGGTGAGGGCGAGGGCGACGACGAGGTCGTCAAGGTGAACCTCGCGGGCGTACCCGCCGAGGTCGACCGGATCGTCTTCCCGGTGTCCATCCACGACGCCGAGAGCCGCGGCCAGAGCTTCGGCCAGGTCCGGGGCGCCTTCATCCGCGTCGTCAACCAGGCCGGCGGCGCCGAGATCGCCCGCTACGACCTGTCCGAGGACGCGGCCACCGAGACCGCGATGGTCTTCGGCGAGCTGTACCGGGGCGGCGCCGAGTGGAAGTTCCGCGCGGTCGGTCAGGGGTATGCATCCGGGCTGGCCGGCATCGCCTCCGACTTCGGCGTCGGCGTCTGA
- a CDS encoding BlaI/MecI/CopY family transcriptional regulator, with amino-acid sequence MTEDHRRPRRRGQGELEVQVLAALREADGPATAGWVQERLGGDLAYTTVITILTRLLAKGAVTRERAGRSFAWTPASDEAGLAARKMRKVLDGEQDREAVLASFVTALDPDDERLLRELLGQPKAEGED; translated from the coding sequence GTGACGGAGGATCACCGGCGTCCCCGGCGACGGGGGCAGGGCGAGCTGGAGGTGCAGGTTCTGGCGGCCCTGCGGGAGGCGGACGGGCCTGCGACCGCGGGCTGGGTGCAGGAGCGGCTCGGCGGCGACCTCGCCTATACGACGGTGATCACGATCCTGACCCGGCTGCTGGCCAAGGGCGCGGTGACGCGGGAGCGCGCCGGACGGTCGTTCGCCTGGACACCGGCCTCGGACGAGGCGGGACTGGCCGCCCGGAAGATGCGCAAGGTGCTGGACGGTGAGCAGGACCGGGAGGCGGTGCTGGCGAGCTTCGTCACCGCACTCGACCCCGATGACGAGCGGCTCCTGCGCGAACTGCTGGGTCAGCCGAAGGCCGAAGGGGAAGACTGA
- a CDS encoding M56 family metallopeptidase: MGVFVFLPLVLPLTAWPIARLAEHHLHPRIATRLLTGVAGVMALCSTVCLGLLMVVGTAQLPGNPLPDGWSDPEVREAVPYDEVAGKAAIPALIAVAVVCGRTLWRHGRVRRRAHRALAGLSGTEVAVLPDDVPYAYALPGGARDRIVATTALLSALQPAERRALFAHERAHLAARHHRFLLVAQLAARANPFLRPLRTAVTYTTERWADEEAARVLGDRRTVAHAIGKAALISRGTPIPTLAGLASPGPVPRRVAALLGPAPAPRSWPSVFTAVGVAAWTAAAGTAISALSSANSAVTMALILHAATPL, translated from the coding sequence ATGGGGGTGTTCGTCTTCCTGCCGCTGGTACTGCCGCTCACGGCCTGGCCGATCGCACGGCTGGCCGAGCACCATCTGCATCCGCGCATCGCCACCCGCCTGCTCACCGGCGTGGCCGGCGTCATGGCTCTGTGCAGCACGGTGTGTCTCGGCCTGCTGATGGTGGTCGGCACCGCCCAACTCCCCGGCAACCCGCTGCCGGACGGCTGGTCGGACCCGGAGGTGCGGGAGGCCGTTCCGTACGACGAGGTGGCGGGCAAGGCGGCCATCCCCGCGCTGATCGCCGTGGCCGTGGTGTGCGGCCGTACGCTGTGGCGGCACGGCCGGGTACGCCGCCGCGCCCACCGGGCCCTGGCCGGGCTGTCCGGTACGGAGGTCGCGGTGCTGCCCGACGACGTGCCGTACGCGTACGCCCTTCCCGGCGGAGCCCGTGATCGCATCGTGGCGACCACGGCGTTGCTCTCCGCCCTCCAACCCGCCGAGCGGCGTGCCCTTTTCGCCCACGAGCGGGCCCATCTCGCCGCCCGTCACCACAGATTCCTGCTGGTCGCACAGCTGGCGGCTCGCGCGAACCCGTTCCTGCGTCCGCTGCGTACAGCGGTGACGTACACGACCGAGCGCTGGGCGGACGAGGAGGCGGCCCGCGTCCTCGGCGACCGCCGGACGGTGGCCCACGCGATCGGCAAGGCGGCGCTGATCTCCCGGGGCACCCCGATCCCCACGCTCGCGGGTCTCGCCTCCCCGGGGCCGGTCCCGCGCCGGGTGGCGGCCCTCCTCGGGCCCGCTCCCGCGCCCCGGAGCTGGCCGTCCGTGTTCACCGCGGTGGGCGTGGCCGCGTGGACGGCGGCCGCGGGTACGGCGATTTCCGCACTGTCGTCGGCCAACTCCGCGGTGACGATGGCCCTCATCCTGCACGCGGCGACGCCGCTCTAG
- a CDS encoding tellurite resistance TerB family protein, producing MALWDRIKESASTMQTQLTAKKNDLKSGAFRDASMAMCALVAAADGTIDPSERQRVAQLIATNEVLQNFDATDLQRRFEENLNKLTADFALGKVSVLQEVAKAKKKPAEARAVIQIGIVIGGADGDFDKTEQAVVREACFALDLPPHEFDL from the coding sequence ATGGCCCTGTGGGACCGCATCAAGGAGTCCGCATCGACGATGCAGACCCAGCTGACGGCGAAGAAGAACGACCTCAAGAGCGGCGCCTTCCGCGACGCGAGCATGGCGATGTGCGCCCTGGTCGCCGCCGCCGACGGCACCATCGACCCCTCCGAGCGGCAGCGCGTAGCGCAGCTGATCGCCACCAACGAGGTGCTGCAGAACTTCGACGCCACGGACCTGCAGCGGCGCTTCGAGGAGAACCTCAACAAGCTGACCGCCGACTTCGCCCTCGGCAAGGTGAGCGTGCTGCAGGAGGTCGCCAAGGCGAAGAAGAAGCCCGCCGAGGCGCGGGCGGTCATCCAGATCGGCATCGTGATCGGCGGCGCCGACGGCGACTTCGACAAGACCGAGCAGGCCGTGGTCCGCGAGGCGTGCTTCGCGCTGGACCTGCCGCCGCACGAGTTCGACCTCTGA
- a CDS encoding hemolysin family protein, whose amino-acid sequence MTEVLLLLLALLLTLACALFVAAEFSLTTVERGDLERAAQEGERGAEGALKAVRSLTVQLSGAQLGITVTSLVIGMLAEPSLAALLRGPLKAIGLGGAASTVATLLGVAVSTVVLMVVGELVPKNWAISRPLAVAKVVAGPQRGFTAAFGPFIRHLNNTANRFVRRFGLEPAEELASARSPEELVALAEHSAAEGALEADSAELFVRTLHLSELTAENVMTPRVDVKALEAHATAADAANLTYATGLSRFPVYRDSLDEVIGSVHIRDVLALAPDKRAVTQVTELATAPLLVPDSLTADRLLQRLRSTRTMAVIIDEYGGTAGVATMEDIVEEVVGEVRDEHDPVEVPDLQSAPAAADGRAAWEADGSVRTDQLTAIGLTAPEGPYETVAGLVATHLARIPAKGDILDLDDGWQLDVLDVDHHRADRVRITAPARVPAQAGEESR is encoded by the coding sequence GTGACCGAGGTCCTGCTGCTCCTGCTGGCCCTCCTCCTCACACTGGCCTGCGCGCTGTTCGTCGCCGCCGAGTTCTCCCTGACCACCGTCGAGCGCGGTGACCTGGAACGGGCCGCCCAGGAGGGCGAGCGCGGCGCCGAGGGCGCGCTGAAGGCCGTACGCAGTCTGACCGTCCAGCTGTCCGGCGCCCAGCTCGGCATCACCGTCACCTCGCTGGTGATCGGCATGCTCGCCGAGCCGTCGCTCGCGGCGCTGCTGCGCGGCCCGCTGAAGGCGATCGGCCTGGGCGGTGCGGCGTCCACCGTCGCCACCTTGCTGGGCGTGGCCGTGTCCACCGTGGTGTTGATGGTGGTCGGTGAGCTGGTGCCCAAGAACTGGGCGATCTCCCGCCCGCTGGCCGTCGCCAAGGTGGTGGCGGGCCCGCAGCGCGGCTTCACCGCCGCCTTCGGCCCGTTCATCCGGCACTTGAACAACACCGCGAACCGTTTCGTACGCCGCTTCGGACTGGAGCCCGCCGAGGAACTGGCCTCCGCCCGCAGCCCCGAGGAACTGGTCGCGCTCGCCGAGCACTCCGCCGCCGAAGGCGCCCTGGAGGCCGACTCCGCCGAGCTGTTCGTGCGCACCCTGCACCTGAGCGAGCTGACCGCCGAGAACGTGATGACCCCGCGCGTCGACGTCAAGGCGCTCGAAGCGCACGCGACGGCCGCGGATGCCGCGAACCTCACCTACGCCACCGGCCTGTCCCGCTTCCCGGTCTACCGCGACAGCCTGGACGAGGTCATCGGCAGCGTCCACATCCGCGACGTGCTCGCGCTGGCGCCGGACAAGCGCGCGGTCACCCAGGTCACCGAGCTGGCCACCGCGCCCCTGCTGGTGCCCGACAGCCTCACCGCGGACCGGCTGCTGCAGCGGCTGCGTTCCACCCGCACCATGGCCGTGATCATCGACGAATACGGCGGCACGGCGGGCGTGGCGACGATGGAGGACATCGTCGAAGAGGTCGTCGGCGAGGTCCGCGACGAACACGACCCCGTCGAGGTGCCGGACCTGCAGTCCGCACCGGCAGCGGCCGACGGCCGCGCGGCCTGGGAGGCGGACGGCTCCGTCCGCACCGACCAGCTCACCGCGATAGGACTGACGGCACCGGAGGGCCCGTACGAGACCGTGGCCGGTCTGGTCGCCACCCACCTCGCACGCATCCCCGCCAAGGGCGACATCCTGGACCTGGACGACGGCTGGCAACTCGACGTCCTCGACGTCGACCACCACCGCGCCGACCGTGTCCGCATCACCGCACCGGCCCGGGTGCCGGCCCAAGCCGGGGAGGAGTCCCGATGA
- a CDS encoding hemolysin family protein, protein MTVLQLAIGALTLLTNAFFVGAEFALISVRRSQIEPRAKEGNTRARMTMWALEHLSAMMATAQLGITVSSLVLGAVAEPAIAHLLEPGFEAAHIPHGLVHPIAFVIALTVATYLHMLIGEMVPKNIALAAPVPTALLLGPPLVALTRALRPFVFGINAFANALLKLLRVEPKDEVESVFTDDQLARMVVDSSAAGLLTPADGERLRDALELGTRPVGEILVPAQQMRTVAHAVTPAELERTAADAGYSRFPVTGEDGTLLGYLHIKDTLGIADRGRPFPRDALHPVTRVRIDTPLDDTLTALRADGSHLAAVTGEAGAVLGFVTMEDVLSELVGPAPARA, encoded by the coding sequence ATGACCGTCCTGCAACTCGCCATCGGCGCCCTCACCCTGCTGACCAACGCCTTCTTCGTCGGCGCCGAGTTCGCCCTGATCTCCGTCCGCCGCAGCCAGATCGAGCCGCGCGCGAAGGAAGGCAACACCCGGGCCCGGATGACCATGTGGGCCCTGGAGCACCTCTCCGCGATGATGGCCACCGCCCAACTCGGCATCACCGTCTCCTCACTGGTACTGGGCGCTGTCGCCGAACCGGCCATCGCCCACCTGCTGGAACCCGGCTTCGAGGCCGCCCACATCCCGCACGGCCTGGTGCACCCGATCGCGTTCGTCATCGCGCTGACCGTGGCGACGTATCTGCACATGCTGATCGGCGAGATGGTCCCGAAGAACATCGCGCTCGCGGCACCGGTCCCGACGGCCCTGCTGCTCGGCCCGCCGCTGGTGGCCCTCACCCGCGCGCTGCGCCCGTTCGTGTTCGGCATCAACGCCTTCGCCAACGCCCTGCTGAAGCTGCTGCGGGTCGAGCCGAAGGACGAGGTCGAGTCGGTCTTCACCGACGACCAGCTCGCCCGCATGGTCGTCGACTCCAGCGCGGCCGGCCTGCTCACGCCCGCCGACGGCGAACGGCTGCGCGACGCGCTGGAACTGGGCACCCGCCCGGTCGGCGAGATCCTCGTCCCGGCGCAGCAGATGCGCACCGTCGCCCACGCCGTCACCCCGGCCGAGCTCGAACGGACAGCCGCCGACGCGGGCTATTCCCGCTTCCCGGTCACCGGCGAGGACGGCACGCTGCTCGGGTACCTGCACATCAAGGACACGCTGGGCATCGCCGACCGCGGCAGGCCGTTCCCGCGCGACGCCCTGCACCCGGTCACCCGCGTCCGCATCGACACCCCGCTCGACGACACCCTCACCGCCCTGCGCGCCGACGGCAGCCACCTGGCCGCGGTCACCGGAGAGGCGGGCGCGGTCCTCGGCTTCGTGACCATGGAGGACGTCCTGTCGGAGCTGGTGGGACCGGCACCTGCGAGAGCCTGA
- a CDS encoding flavodoxin domain-containing protein produces MPKSVLVVYGTTNGSTAQIAEAIADVLRKDGLTVEAQPARSAANVASYDAVVVGGGLYAGRWQKDARRFIRHHRRPLTERPLWLFSSGPLDASASERDIPPVPGVKKAMAALDAKEHITFGGCLEEGAKGWIARMILSKGKGGDFRDFTAIEAWAARIGAELTS; encoded by the coding sequence ATGCCCAAGAGCGTGTTGGTCGTTTACGGAACGACGAACGGATCGACCGCACAGATCGCCGAGGCCATCGCCGACGTCCTGCGGAAGGACGGGCTGACCGTCGAGGCACAGCCCGCCCGGTCCGCGGCGAATGTGGCGTCGTACGACGCCGTGGTGGTCGGAGGCGGACTGTATGCCGGGCGCTGGCAGAAGGACGCCCGCCGCTTCATCCGCCACCACCGCAGGCCCCTGACCGAACGCCCGCTGTGGCTCTTCAGCAGCGGCCCGCTCGACGCCTCGGCTTCAGAGCGGGACATCCCACCCGTGCCCGGCGTGAAGAAGGCCATGGCCGCGCTCGACGCCAAGGAGCACATCACCTTCGGAGGCTGCCTAGAGGAGGGCGCCAAGGGGTGGATCGCACGGATGATCCTCAGCAAAGGAAAGGGCGGGGATTTCCGGGACTTCACCGCGATCGAGGCGTGGGCGGCGCGGATCGGGGCCGAGCTCACGAGCTGA
- a CDS encoding CBS domain-containing protein → MKHNKVGSVMTTEVVRAEYGTPFKEVARLLADHRISGLPVVDEDERVIGVISETDLMVRQAETPDPYEPKRRFRLTSLTPSAKKRAAKANARTAGQLMSEPPVTVHADVTIVEAARTMAQHRVERLPVLDEENRLVGIVTRRDLLQVFLRPDREIRDQVIKDVLERALWLPLGSVDVSVVEGVVTFSGHTERKSEAEIAVSMTGQMDGVVGVVDKLAYRLDDSRLQPSEQALHGVADDWLRKL, encoded by the coding sequence ATGAAGCACAACAAGGTGGGTTCCGTGATGACCACGGAGGTCGTCCGCGCCGAGTACGGCACCCCGTTCAAGGAAGTGGCACGGCTGCTGGCCGACCACCGGATCAGCGGATTGCCGGTCGTCGACGAGGACGAGCGGGTCATCGGAGTCATCTCCGAGACCGACCTGATGGTCCGCCAGGCCGAGACCCCTGACCCGTACGAGCCGAAGCGCCGCTTCCGGCTCACCAGCCTGACGCCCAGCGCCAAGAAGCGGGCTGCGAAGGCGAACGCCCGCACCGCGGGACAGCTGATGTCCGAACCGCCGGTGACCGTGCATGCCGACGTCACCATCGTCGAGGCCGCCAGGACGATGGCGCAGCACCGAGTGGAACGGCTGCCCGTCCTGGACGAGGAGAACAGGCTCGTCGGCATCGTCACCCGGCGCGACCTCCTCCAGGTCTTCCTGCGGCCCGACCGGGAGATCCGCGACCAGGTGATCAAGGATGTGCTCGAGCGCGCTCTGTGGCTGCCGCTCGGGTCGGTTGACGTGTCCGTGGTCGAGGGCGTGGTCACGTTCTCCGGCCACACGGAACGCAAGAGCGAGGCGGAGATCGCCGTCTCCATGACAGGCCAGATGGACGGCGTGGTCGGCGTGGTCGACAAGCTCGCCTACCGCCTGGACGACTCGCGACTCCAGCCCAGCGAGCAGGCACTGCACGGCGTTGCCGACGACTGGCTGCGCAAACTCTGA
- a CDS encoding bifunctional acetate--CoA ligase family protein/GNAT family N-acetyltransferase — MTDDASTRPTVHALLADGTTVCIRPVTPGDHDQLEGLYEEMSPENLRLRFFAASRRSAAMAADRACASSRPGYRALLAETKSQVIGLAEYDAGDDKDSAEISIAVADGLHHRGIGTLLVEHLVSAARAEGITSFTADALSENHEVLQLFADLGLRTARRFEGPEVRCTVELDETDNYLSAVEARGTCANIASLEPLLRPATVAVVGAGRKPGSVGRAILHHLHTGGYAGRLFAVNPRATSIMGVPSYPSISALPKTPDLVVVAVPSAGIPAAAEECGKVGARALLVITAGLDSEQAQALMAACRTYGMRLVGPNCLGITNTDSDVSLDATFAADHPRPGTAGVAVQSGGVGIALLDGLSRLGIGVSSFASLGDKYDVSGNDMLQWWESDGRTDLALLHLESFGNPRAFSRTARRVTRRLPVLTVDAGRTDAGRRAAASHTAAAATRTMTRRALFTQAGITATHSCAELLETAALLHSQPLPTGTRVAIVTNAGGAGVLAADACAEAGLAIPPFTPQMVDDLLAVLPEGAAVGNPVDATAAVTEEQLSECVDGIMRYPGIDAVVLALVPTAVATATGEDLVRALTGGPGRRTRTAIVIRMEQDLPVRLLPASGGGTIPSYAEPQAAARALAHAAHRADWLSRPAGTVPDLENVDTPRAHAVAEAFLAAHPEGGWLDPRTCADLLACYGVPQLAWAWAETEDEAVIAADRLRGADGRVVMKAHWPGLVHKSEQHAVHLDLRGDTQVRAAFRDFATRFDGLLTGVLVQPLARRGTELFAGVVQDEVFGPLVLFGLGGTATEVLADHAARLAPLADQDVHDLITAPRCAPLLFGARGNGPIDLEGLEQLLLRLSRMASDLPQLAEADFNPVLATPGGISVLDARVRLLPRRPQDPYLRRLR, encoded by the coding sequence ATGACGGACGACGCGTCCACCCGGCCCACGGTTCACGCCCTGCTCGCGGACGGCACGACTGTGTGCATCCGCCCGGTGACTCCGGGCGACCACGATCAGTTGGAGGGACTCTACGAGGAGATGTCCCCGGAGAACCTGAGGCTGCGGTTCTTCGCGGCGAGCCGCCGTTCGGCGGCGATGGCGGCCGACCGGGCCTGTGCCTCGTCCCGCCCCGGATACCGAGCCCTGCTGGCGGAGACGAAGAGCCAGGTGATCGGCCTGGCCGAATACGACGCAGGTGACGACAAGGATTCGGCTGAGATCTCCATCGCGGTCGCCGACGGACTGCACCACCGGGGCATCGGCACCCTCCTCGTGGAGCACCTGGTCTCGGCTGCCCGTGCCGAGGGCATCACTTCGTTCACCGCCGACGCCCTCAGCGAGAACCATGAGGTCCTCCAGCTCTTCGCCGACCTCGGCCTGCGTACCGCCCGCCGCTTCGAGGGTCCGGAGGTCCGCTGCACTGTCGAACTCGACGAGACCGACAACTATCTCTCCGCTGTCGAGGCACGCGGTACGTGCGCCAATATCGCCAGCTTGGAGCCGCTGCTGCGGCCGGCCACCGTCGCCGTCGTCGGCGCGGGGCGCAAGCCCGGATCCGTGGGACGGGCCATCCTGCACCACCTCCACACCGGCGGATACGCCGGACGGCTCTTCGCGGTGAACCCCAGGGCCACCTCGATCATGGGCGTGCCCTCCTACCCGTCGATCAGTGCACTGCCGAAGACCCCCGATCTCGTGGTCGTCGCAGTGCCCTCCGCAGGGATCCCAGCCGCTGCCGAGGAGTGCGGAAAGGTCGGCGCGCGGGCCCTGCTCGTCATCACCGCCGGCCTCGACAGCGAGCAGGCACAGGCGTTGATGGCGGCATGCCGCACCTACGGCATGCGACTCGTCGGACCCAATTGCCTCGGCATCACCAACACCGACTCCGACGTCTCGCTGGACGCGACCTTCGCTGCCGATCACCCGCGCCCCGGCACGGCGGGCGTCGCCGTGCAGTCCGGCGGCGTCGGCATCGCCCTGCTCGACGGGCTGTCCCGGCTCGGCATCGGCGTCTCGTCGTTCGCCTCCCTCGGTGACAAGTACGACGTCAGCGGCAACGACATGCTCCAGTGGTGGGAGAGCGACGGCCGTACCGACCTCGCGCTGCTGCACCTGGAGTCCTTCGGCAATCCGCGGGCTTTCTCCCGCACCGCCCGCCGCGTGACCCGCCGACTGCCCGTCCTCACCGTGGACGCCGGGCGCACCGACGCGGGCCGCCGCGCCGCCGCCTCGCACACGGCAGCGGCCGCCACCCGCACCATGACCCGGCGGGCGCTGTTCACCCAGGCCGGCATCACCGCCACCCACTCGTGCGCCGAACTCCTCGAAACCGCGGCTCTGTTGCACTCCCAGCCGCTTCCGACGGGCACCCGGGTCGCGATCGTCACCAACGCGGGCGGCGCGGGCGTCCTCGCCGCCGACGCCTGCGCGGAGGCGGGGCTGGCCATTCCGCCGTTCACCCCGCAAATGGTCGACGACCTGCTCGCCGTACTCCCCGAGGGAGCCGCCGTCGGCAATCCCGTCGATGCGACAGCTGCGGTCACGGAGGAACAGCTGAGTGAGTGCGTGGACGGCATCATGCGGTACCCCGGCATCGACGCCGTCGTACTGGCCCTCGTCCCCACCGCGGTCGCCACTGCGACGGGCGAAGACCTTGTCCGGGCCCTCACCGGCGGTCCCGGACGCCGTACGCGCACTGCAATCGTCATACGTATGGAGCAGGACCTCCCGGTCAGGCTGTTGCCCGCCTCCGGCGGCGGCACGATCCCCTCGTACGCCGAACCGCAGGCGGCGGCACGGGCCTTGGCCCACGCCGCCCACCGTGCGGACTGGTTGAGCCGACCCGCGGGAACCGTCCCCGACCTCGAAAACGTGGACACCCCGCGCGCCCACGCAGTTGCCGAAGCCTTCCTGGCCGCACACCCGGAGGGAGGTTGGTTGGACCCGCGTACCTGCGCCGACCTCCTCGCCTGCTACGGCGTCCCGCAACTTGCGTGGGCCTGGGCCGAGACCGAGGACGAAGCCGTCATCGCCGCCGATCGGCTGCGCGGTGCCGATGGCCGGGTGGTCATGAAGGCCCACTGGCCCGGGCTGGTGCACAAGAGCGAGCAGCACGCCGTGCACCTCGACCTGCGCGGGGACACCCAAGTACGCGCCGCCTTCCGGGACTTCGCGACCCGCTTCGACGGCCTGCTCACGGGCGTGCTCGTGCAGCCGCTCGCCAGGCGCGGTACCGAGCTGTTCGCGGGTGTCGTCCAGGACGAGGTCTTCGGCCCGCTGGTCCTGTTCGGACTCGGCGGCACCGCGACCGAGGTACTGGCCGACCACGCCGCCCGGCTCGCCCCGCTGGCCGACCAGGACGTGCACGACCTCATCACCGCGCCGCGCTGTGCGCCGCTCCTGTTCGGCGCGCGTGGCAACGGACCGATCGACCTCGAAGGCCTCGAACAACTGCTGCTGCGGCTGTCCCGCATGGCGAGCGACCTGCCGCAGCTGGCCGAGGCCGACTTCAACCCCGTTCTCGCGACACCGGGCGGAATCAGTGTGCTCGATGCGCGTGTACGACTGCTGCCGCGCAGGCCCCAGGACCCGTATCTGCGCAGGCTCCGCTGA